Within Bifidobacterium dentium JCM 1195 = DSM 20436, the genomic segment GCCCAGCAGCGGCATGCCCGCGGCCTTGAGCTTCTCGATGACGGTGGCATCGTATGGCGGCACCCAACCTTCGAGGATCTTGGACGCGGCGGTGGTTTCGATGCCCTTGGTGACGATCATGTCCTTGATGGCGATCGGCACGCCGGCAAGTTCCGGCAGCTGGGCCTTCTCGTCGTCGGATTTGGCATCGAAGGCGTCGGCCTGTTCAAGAGCCTGTTCGCCGGAGACCTTCAGGAAGGCCTTGACGCTCGGCTCAGCGGCTTCGATGACGTCGAGATGGGCCTCGACCAGTTCACGGCTGGAGACCTCCTTGGCCTTGACCTTGGCCGCCATCTCGGCGGCGGACAGCTTGACGAGTTCAGTGGTGCTCATATCACTCCTCCCCCAAAATGCGTGGTGCGACGAACATGCCGGCCTCGGAGACCGGAGCGCCTGCGGTCGCTTCTTCCTGGGTCAGTGGAGTCTGCGGAACATCCGGACGCAGATAGGCCTCCAGTGGAATCGGGTTGGCGGTCGGCGGTACGTCATCAGTGGCGATTTCCTGCACCTTGTTGATGGATTCGGCGATGACGTTCAGATCGCCCTGCAGACGGGTGATTTCCTCATCGGTGAGTGCGATTCGGGCCAAATCGCCCAAATGCACGATTTCTTCTTTGGTGAAAGTAGGCATGCCCCTAACAGTAACGCGTCTGTGTGACGAGCACACGTCTTTTCATTCGCCAGCCCAATGCAGTCCGCGGCGGCTCCTCCCCTGCCTGTTGCAGTCCCGCATCGGCCTCTTCGCCAACCCAATGCAATCCACATGGCGGATTATTCCCCAGCCTTTGCATATGGCGGATTATTCCAGTCACTGGAGGAATCACCCCGCTCAGACGCCCATCAGAAACCCAATCCCTCCAGTCACTGGAGGAATCACCCCGCTAAGACACCCATCAGCGGGATAAAACACCCAGTGACTGGAAGAAATACCTCGCTCAGAAGCCCCGTAACGACCATATCCATCCAGCGACTGGAAGAATCACCCCGCAATATGACCTCTCGGCATGCGGATTCATCCAGCAGCTGGAGGAATCGGACGATGCGTTACCGTATCGACGGCAGAGTTATGCACAGACACGCCGAGAGACCTTTGAGTTATCCACATTTGCCCATCGCGCTTCCCTCGGCACCAAGCTACAGGGTAGCGCCGAATTATGAAAGCGTATCCTCAGATTGACAGGCTTCTTGATCAAGCCGAAAGCGCACAACGATGTGCGCACAGTAGCAAGCCCTTGATGCAGAAAGGGCTCTATCGCAGATACCTCGCGGGGGATCTGGTCAAGCCGTATCCCGGACTGTTCGCACGTTCGGCATACTGGAATCGTCTGAATGCCGCGGAACAGTCGTTGCACGCAGCCCGTACGCTCAAGGATCTCCACGGCAATTGGATCTTCGCGGGAATCACCGCAGCGGCAGCGTATGGTTTTGAACACCAATGGCTCCTGCATCATCAGGGATTGACCATCACCCTGCCCACACGCGGCTCATATCGTTCACATGACAAGCTCAATGTCATCTACAGTCCATTCCCGAAAGACAACGCGGTCATCGTGAATGGCATACCGGTCACCAATCCGGCGCGTACGCTTCTTGATTGCGGCCACATGCTGGAATTCCGGTTCGCCTTGCCGATTTTCGATTCCGCCGCCGAAGGGGTCGGCAACGATCGGGTATTGCAGGAATGCGTCCGTACCACGCGTGACTGCACGACGATCTTCAGACTTATGCAGCATGCGGATTCGAGTAGCGAGAACGGCGGCGAATCCTTGGCACGCGGAACCATGATCGAAGCCGGCTTTTCGATTCCTCAGCTTCAGATACCCTTCACTGATCCCACAACCGGAGAGCGGTTCCGTGTGGATTTCTTGTGGCGTGCGGATGATGGCAGGATCATCGTAGGCGAATTCGATGGCACGGCGAAGTATGTGGATCCGGAAATGACCGGTCGGAAGAGCATACAGGAAACCGTCCAAACGGAACGTAATCGTGAGCAGGCCTTACGTCGTGCCGGAGTCACGGAAGTCGTCCGATTCACCTTCGATGACGTCCTGCAACGCAACCCGCTGATAGCGAAGTTGCGCCGCGCGGGAGTCCCGACCGTACCATGATGCGTTCATTTCCAGTCGCCGGAAGCATCAACCGCAGCCCGTCAAGACCGGGGAACGGCATGCTGAGCAATCCAGGCGTGCATGGAGACTGCGGCCGCAGCACCTGCATTGATGGAGCGAACCGAACCGAATTGGGAGATGTAGACCACATCGTCGGCCAGCTCGAGTGCCTTCTCGGACAGACCCGGGCCTTCCGCGCCGAAGAGCATGAGGCAACGCTTGGGGAAATGATAGGTTTCCATCGGCACGGCACCGGGAATAATGTCAAGAGCAATGATGCGTGCGGTCTGCAGGTCGGCGATTTTCGACTCTAATTCAGCCAGTTGCGCCAGCTGCTCTGTGTTTTTTTGAGCGTCATATGTAGCCAAAGTATTCGATACGGTGCCGGATGATTGGGGTTCGGCACCGGTATCGGCAATGTCAGAGACATCGGTTTGCGGCGGTACGAAGACGCAGGCATCGTCGGGACGTGGTCCGGCCGCGGTTCCACGCATGCGGCATGCGATGGCCGCAGCCTGCGATTGCGCCGCGGCGATTTCACCTGAAATGCGGTATTTCCAGCATTCGACGAGTTCAGCGATGGATGGATGGTTTTCGACGTGTTGGTACAGTTCCGTCATGAGTGCGCCCTTGCGATTCCATTTGTGCGGCCCGACGATGTGTACGCGGGATGCTTGGAATGCATTGGCCGTGCGCACCATGGATCCGATGTTGAAGTCATGCGTCCAGTTCTCCACGGCGACTTCGAACTCATGACGGCCATGCGCGTCAAGATCGGCCTTGATGGCCGCGACGGACCAATAGCGGTAGCGGTCAAGCACATTGCGACGATCGCCTGCATCAAGCAAGGATGAATCGAATCGCATATCGAAATTCGGGGATTGCGGATTGTCCGGACGCGGCTCTCCCGGATGGGTTTCGGCCCACGGGCCTACGCCCACCTCACGGAATACCGGTTCGCCGGACGCTTTCGCCGCGACATCGATAGGGTTGGGTGCGTGCATGGTTCCTTCCGATTTTCATCCCGTACGCGTCAGCATCAGGCAGGGCCTAGGTTTTTCCGCCCTCTGATGCAGGTGAGCAACGAGCCGACTCAGTGAAGCTCGGACTCCTTGTACACTTCGATGAATGGCAACTCGGACTCATCGCCGGAGACCGGATTGACGACCTTGATGGTCGGATGGGTCATATCCACGCCACCAATCAACGACGCCACGGCGAGCACTTCGGCCCCTTCCCTCTCCACGACGGAAAAGTCGAGACTCAGTTCGTTGCCATTACGCAAGGTGACAAGCGAGGAGGTTTGCACATACGACTTTTCGGACAGCCAGGAGTCGAGCAGCACCACGCGCTTGCCCGTGATGGACGGTCCCTTGATGGACGGGTACACGAAATCCATGACGAATCCGTTCAAGTCTTCACCACGGGAGGCCGCAGCCTGGATCATGGCGGAGACCAACGGCACCGCAGCGGCGGTCAACGCGCCGACGGCATCGACATCATCAACGGAATAGCCGGCTTCCTCCAACGTATCAAGCAAGATATGCCCGACGACGGAGGCCCCGCGATGATCGAACGTCACGGATGCAAGCTCTGAGAACGGCTTGTCCTTCATCTCGGCCTGCAGCAGGGTCTTGAGCTGATCGCGCGGCTCGAGCATGGCGAAATCGACGGTGGACGGCTCAGTGGCGGTGGCGGTCGATGCGACCTCGGTGGCGGCCGGCACGGTCTTACGGAAAGTCTTCTCGTCAGTCATGGCTCCAGCCTATCCTTTCGGCTCGTCAATCCCTCGCATCATCTACGGTTTCGGGCGCCGTCAGCTCACGGATATCCGCCTTCTCGGATGGAATGATTTCCACGGATTCGATGACCTTGCCCTGATCCACGCGTTGCAGTTTGCGAGCGGTGACCAGCACGCGGGACTCCAATGACGAGGCGAACGCATTATAGGCGCCAACCGTTCTGGTAATCGCCGTACCGAGTTTGGTGGCGCGCTCCCCCAGCACCGCGAAACGCTCATACAGTTCACGTGACAGGTCGAACAGCATTTTCGCGTCATCGGTAAGGCTCTGCTGTTGCCAGGCGTAAGCCACCGATTTCAACACCGCCCACAACGTAATCGGTGAGGTCAAAGCCACCTTACGGGCGAATGCGTCGTCCATCAGCGTCGGATCGGTCTCCAAGGCGGCCTGCAGCAGCGACTCGTTCGGGATGAAGGCGATCACGAAATCCGGCGCGTCCGAGAACGCGTTCCAGTAGGCCTTGTCCCCCAGCACCTTCACATGCTCGCGCACTGCCTTGGCATGGGCCCTCAGCAGATCCGCCTTGCGCGTCAGCTCTTCCTGCGAAGCGGTGTCGGGAATCTCGCAGGCACGTTGATAGTCGGCATATGGTGCCTTTGCGTCGATCGGAATGGTTTTACCACCAGGCATGTGGATCACCATGTCCGGACGCTGGGTATGCCCGTCCGCGTCGGTGACGACCACCTGCGTATCAAAATCGACATGTTCCAGCAGACCCGCCGATTCGACGATGTTACGCAATTGCGCCTCGCCCCAGGCGCCACGTACCCTGTTGTTGCGCAATGCAGCCGACAGCGAGCTCGTCTCACGGTCGAGCCGCGCCTGCTGTTCCCCCAAACCCTTGAGTTGCTCGCCGAGCGCACCCATTTCACGCTTGCGCCCCTCTTCGATTTGGGAAACCTTCTCCTGAAGGGCGTCAAGATTCTTCTGCACAGGAGCCAGAGCGGAGAGCACCTTGCTCTGCTCCCGCAACTGCCGCTCGCTTTCGGTCTGCCGACGTTCCGCCTCCGCGGCGGCCTTTTCACGCTCACGCTCGATTCTCGTCTGCTCGGCGCTTTGCGCCTGCGCCAGCTGGGATTTGAGATATGTCAGCTGCTGATTCAATCCTTCGGACTGCGTGCGGTACTGTGCCACGGATGTGGTCAGATCGCCGATCCGTCGCCGACCGTCCTCGATCTGAGCCTTCGCCTCGTTCAAGTCGGCGGTACGCGCATCCCGCGCCATGTCCTGCCCTCTGGATCGCCCCGCGAAAAAGCCCGCGGCCGCTCCAAGCGCGGCCACGATCACCATCAGCACCATTACAAACACAGGATTGTCGAACATATGTTCTAGTAAACAGCATGCGGTGGACCACGTGTCGCAGCCACGCCCGAATCCACTCGACGAACCGCATTCATCCGTACGAACGACCACCCGATACCCCGCGCTGGATTATGCTGGGGAGCAGTCGTACGAGAGCGAAGGAACACAAGAGGCTGGTATGGGATTCGATTTGTTCATGGCCGCAGTCGCCATCGTGGTCGCCTCCATTGCGACATGGGGCATTCTCAGGTTCTTCCTCGGCCAATCGCCGACCGACGGCAGATCGTCGACGCCACCAACGCCGGACGATCGCAAGGAACCCCCGGCAACCGAAACATCGGCGGACCATGTGCGGAACCATTCCAGCCCCAGCACCGATCCACCATCATCGGAAGCCGAACGGTCCGCCAACAAGCGGCCCGAAGCCGCCCCTGCCGCCAACTCCGCGGAATCCGCCGATGACGACCAACGCATCGTTCCGCTGCTCGTCATCGCCACGATTCTTACGATTCCAACGTTCGTCGTCACCATGCTCATGCTCGGCAGCGTAACCATGCCCGACTGGCTGACCAATCCATGGCTGCATGCCATCGTGATCACGCCGGTCATGTTCTATTGCGGTGCGCCGATTCATCGCCACGGCATGCCCGCCCTGCATCAACGCACGCCGAATGCGGATTCGCTGATTTCGCTTGGCATGTCAATCGTCTATGTCTACAGTCTGCTGCTATGCGTGGTGTCTTGGATTTTTCCGGTCGGCTCACGCGATCCGTATTTCGCGTTCGTCGGTGTGGTCGTGATGCTGGCATTGATCATTCGCCTGATTCGCCGGAAGCTGGTGATCGTGCGGTTCCCGATCGAACATCCCGAAGATTTTGAGCAGGCGCTGAAGATTCGCGCAACCAATGCGTCGGCACAGCCGACACAGTCAACACATGGAAAAAGCGCGGAAGAGGTTGTCTTCCGCGCCAGAATAGGCCATGTGATCCACACTCGCGTACTACAGATCACCACTGCAGTGACGATGGTCGTCGCCGTGTGGACGTTCGCGCTATGGCTGGTGTTCGGCATGCAGCCGAAGCTTGCGGTTGCGGTGCTTATCGCCGCTACCGTGTTATCGGTCGCCGGCCTGGTGCTTGAGGTCGGCGACCGCGTTTCCTCCCTCTGACAAGGGAGGAAACGGTAGGGTCGATGCCGGCGGACCTCACTGAGGTTCGCCGGCAGCCTCTTGTTCCCGCAGGGGAACGGCCCGGCTTACTTGCCCATGTCCGCCAGTTGATCGCTCGCCCATGCGGACAGTTCGAGATGATCGCCGCCGGTCTGATCCACCAACACGGTGTCGCCGTCATGCACCTGGCCAGCCAGCAGCATGCGCGCCAGCTGATCGCCGACCTCGGTCTGCACCAGGCGACGCAGCGGGCGAGCGCCATACGCCGGATCGTAGCCGGTGTTGGCCAGCCATTCGCGTGCCGAATCGGTCACATCGAGCGTGATGCGACGCTCGGTCAGGCGAGCGGAGACCTGCGCCACCTGGATGTCCACGATGCCGCCCAGTTCCTCACGGGTGAGCGGGTGGAACATGACCAGCTCGTCCAAGCGGTTGATGAATTCCGGCTTGAACTGCATGTGCACGGCATCCATCACGGCCTTCTTCTTGGCGTCCGCATCCAAGTCCGGATTGACGAGGAATTGCGACCCCAAATTGGAGGTCATGATCAGAATCGTGTTCTTGAAGTCCACGGTACGGCCCTGACCATCGGTCAGACGGCCATCGTCGAGCACTTGCAGCAGCACGTCGAATACTTCCGGATTGGCTTTCTCCACCTCGTCGAACAGCACCACCGAGTATGGACGGCGGCGTACGGCCTCGGTGAGCTGGCCGCCCTCCTCGTAGCCGATGTAGCCCGGCGCGGCGCCGATCAGGCGAGACACGGAGGCCTTTTCCATGTATTCGCTCATGTCGATGCGCACCATGGCCTTCTCGTCGTCGAACAGGAAGTCCGCGAGCGCCTTGGCCAGTTCGGTCTTGCCCACGCCGGTGGGGCCTAGGAACAGGAACGAGCCGGTCGGACGATTCGGGTCGGAGATGCCGGCACGCGAGCGCCGCACGGCGTCCGAAACCGCTGCGATGGCTTCCTTCTGGCCGATCACACGCTTGCCGAGATACTCCTCCATGTGCAGGAGCTTTTCATTCTCGCCTTGCATGAGGCGGCCGACCGGGATGCCGGTCCATTCGGATACGATGCCGGCCACGGAATCGGCATCGACGTGGTCGGGCACCATCGGTTCGGTTTCGGCGACCGCGGTGCCGTTCGCGTCATTGTTGTCGGCGGCGGCTTCCGCTGCGGCCAGTTCCTTCTGAATCGCGGGGATCTCGCCGTACGAGATGCGGCTGGCCTTCTCCAGGTCGCCTTCGCGCATGGCCTTGTCGGCTTCTACGCGCAGGTCGTCGAGCTTGGCTCGCAAATCGCCGACCTTGTTGTGGCCGGCCTTTTCCGCATCCCAACGTGCCTTGA encodes:
- the gatC gene encoding Asp-tRNA(Asn)/Glu-tRNA(Gln) amidotransferase subunit GatC, whose translation is MPTFTKEEIVHLGDLARIALTDEEITRLQGDLNVIAESINKVQEIATDDVPPTANPIPLEAYLRPDVPQTPLTQEEATAGAPVSEAGMFVAPRILGEE
- a CDS encoding type I phosphoribosyltransferase produces the protein MTDEKTFRKTVPAATEVASTATATEPSTVDFAMLEPRDQLKTLLQAEMKDKPFSELASVTFDHRGASVVGHILLDTLEEAGYSVDDVDAVGALTAAAVPLVSAMIQAAASRGEDLNGFVMDFVYPSIKGPSITGKRVVLLDSWLSEKSYVQTSSLVTLRNGNELSLDFSVVEREGAEVLAVASLIGGVDMTHPTIKVVNPVSGDESELPFIEVYKESELH
- the rmuC gene encoding DNA recombination protein RmuC, with amino-acid sequence MFDNPVFVMVLMVIVAALGAAAGFFAGRSRGQDMARDARTADLNEAKAQIEDGRRRIGDLTTSVAQYRTQSEGLNQQLTYLKSQLAQAQSAEQTRIEREREKAAAEAERRQTESERQLREQSKVLSALAPVQKNLDALQEKVSQIEEGRKREMGALGEQLKGLGEQQARLDRETSSLSAALRNNRVRGAWGEAQLRNIVESAGLLEHVDFDTQVVVTDADGHTQRPDMVIHMPGGKTIPIDAKAPYADYQRACEIPDTASQEELTRKADLLRAHAKAVREHVKVLGDKAYWNAFSDAPDFVIAFIPNESLLQAALETDPTLMDDAFARKVALTSPITLWAVLKSVAYAWQQQSLTDDAKMLFDLSRELYERFAVLGERATKLGTAITRTVGAYNAFASSLESRVLVTARKLQRVDQGKVIESVEIIPSEKADIRELTAPETVDDARD